A single genomic interval of Thermoplasmata archaeon harbors:
- a CDS encoding MFS transporter — translation MRVEELFEKFPRVFWAVNAMELFERGAYYGMLAILPYYLVYTLDFASTAFGVLLGVLTPFLYLLPIVSGALTEKYGFRAPLAISLGLVSAGYLLSSLMTTFEAFVMAFVVLGIGVGSFKPIISATIALTTKPEARNLGYSIYYWMINLGSFTMPLLISLTIPKEQYVLVFYLSAALIGVNIALTLTVYRDPVRPNPAKSAGDVFRDAALVLKDLRFVALLLIYSGFWFMYATNHLAILLYALDFGVLGEYFPPALVATVNPGTIIILGPFLGKIFEKSESLKVMVFGMSVFIAGLLLMGFTTVSAVFFTGIVIFSIGEFITHPTYISYVSKIAPKERVTLYMAYAFIPPLIGLSLGNVLGGVMYATFSEVMHRPRLFWAAISAVGMVTIALLLLYGQRGVRKKVDEEARAGSGEQSGIWVKSPVPSAGLGGPAGEGSVERPCSKPYLQSFFNSTLGAVVCLLLVPVLLGAAYASGTEPFLRDAASSRSGGWAGYELVSSEPILLPGSSEEHTETREEIDIEERNLASLTFTLRWTDEEDIVRLLRTYENQPDEFGLAVVSPGGIAVSSGMVSNPHGREGSVSVSLTFNFSGPEDARGNGTYKVTIACGNCGDFFPAFGIIGFTDTGNDWTLEVKYDYYRRVEH, via the coding sequence ATGAGGGTCGAGGAGCTCTTTGAGAAATTCCCGCGCGTTTTCTGGGCCGTCAACGCCATGGAGCTTTTCGAGAGAGGGGCCTACTACGGGATGCTGGCCATCCTGCCTTACTACCTCGTCTACACGCTTGACTTCGCATCAACCGCTTTCGGCGTGCTGCTGGGTGTCCTCACCCCCTTCCTCTATCTTCTGCCCATAGTCAGCGGCGCCCTAACGGAGAAGTATGGGTTCAGGGCACCGCTCGCCATATCCCTGGGTCTGGTCTCGGCTGGCTACCTTCTCTCATCGTTGATGACCACGTTTGAGGCCTTTGTGATGGCTTTCGTCGTTTTGGGTATCGGGGTCGGGAGCTTTAAGCCCATAATCTCCGCCACCATAGCCCTCACGACGAAACCCGAGGCACGAAACCTCGGCTATAGCATCTACTACTGGATGATAAACCTAGGCTCATTTACAATGCCCCTCCTCATCTCTCTGACAATTCCAAAGGAGCAGTATGTGCTCGTCTTCTATCTCTCCGCAGCCCTGATAGGCGTCAACATCGCCCTCACGCTCACGGTATATCGCGACCCGGTGAGACCGAATCCGGCGAAGAGCGCGGGTGATGTATTCAGGGATGCAGCGCTCGTTCTCAAGGACCTCAGGTTCGTCGCCCTGCTGCTTATCTACTCTGGGTTCTGGTTCATGTACGCCACAAACCACCTCGCGATACTGCTATACGCCCTTGACTTCGGGGTCCTCGGAGAATATTTTCCCCCGGCCCTTGTTGCGACCGTGAACCCCGGCACGATAATTATTCTGGGACCATTCCTGGGGAAGATATTCGAGAAGAGCGAATCTCTCAAAGTGATGGTTTTCGGCATGAGCGTATTTATCGCAGGGCTCCTGCTGATGGGATTTACCACTGTATCCGCAGTGTTCTTCACTGGTATCGTCATTTTCTCAATAGGTGAGTTCATCACCCACCCGACCTACATATCTTATGTCTCCAAAATCGCGCCCAAGGAAAGGGTCACACTTTACATGGCTTACGCCTTCATTCCGCCGCTCATTGGCCTCAGCCTCGGAAACGTGCTCGGCGGGGTGATGTACGCGACCTTCTCCGAGGTCATGCACCGACCTAGGCTCTTTTGGGCAGCAATCTCGGCGGTGGGCATGGTGACGATCGCTCTTCTTCTGTTGTACGGCCAGAGGGGAGTTCGGAAGAAGGTGGACGAAGAGGCCCGAGCGGGCTCAGGAGAGCAATCTGGTATATGGGTCAAGAGCCCCGTCCCGTCCGCGGGCCTCGGAGGTCCCGCAGGGGAGGGGTCGGTGGAGCGCCCGTGCTCCAAACCCTACCTACAAAGTTTTTTCAACTCCACACTCGGCGCCGTTGTCTGCCTCTTGCTCGTTCCCGTCCTCCTTGGGGCGGCCTACGCCTCGGGAACGGAGCCCTTTCTGCGGGACGCGGCAAGTAGTCGGAGCGGGGGCTGGGCCGGCTATGAACTGGTTTCGTCGGAGCCGATTCTCCTCCCCGGGAGCTCAGAAGAGCATACCGAGACCAGGGAGGAAATTGATATTGAGGAGAGAAATTTGGCGAGCCTGACATTCACATTGCGCTGGACGGACGAGGAGGACATCGTCCGGCTCTTAAGGACCTATGAGAACCAGCCCGACGAGTTCGGTCTCGCAGTGGTCTCTCCCGGAGGCATCGCGGTCTCCTCCGGGATGGTATCCAACCCGCACGGTCGGGAGGGCTCGGTGTCCGTTTCACTCACATTCAACTTCAGCGGTCCAGAGGACGCGCGGGGGAACGGAACGTATAAAGTCACCATCGCCTGCGGGAACTGCGGGGACTTCT
- a CDS encoding cupin domain-containing protein encodes MKYAPLEPFDIRDVVGKVKASWFNQTLVRVNRSILRLGVIMGEFHWHRHKNDDELFFVLRGRLIVELRDRKIALRGGQGVVVPGGVMHRTRAPKRTVVLMVANAGIKPTGD; translated from the coding sequence GTGAAATATGCCCCTCTCGAGCCCTTCGACATTCGAGACGTGGTGGGAAAGGTGAAGGCGAGCTGGTTCAACCAGACTTTAGTTAGGGTCAATAGGAGCATACTCAGGCTTGGCGTCATCATGGGAGAGTTCCATTGGCACAGGCACAAGAATGACGACGAATTATTCTTTGTGCTCAGGGGCAGGCTCATCGTTGAGCTGAGAGACAGAAAAATCGCGCTGCGAGGAGGCCAGGGTGTTGTCGTTCCGGGAGGAGTGATGCACAGGACAAGGGCCCCAAAGAGAACCGTGGTGCTCATGGTCGCGAATGCCGGGATAAAACCGACGGGAGACTGA